The following are encoded in a window of Mycobacterium decipiens genomic DNA:
- a CDS encoding M24 family metallopeptidase: protein MTHSQRRDKLRAQLTAAGLNAMLVSDLINVRYLSGFSGSNGALLVFADEREAVLATDGRYRTQAAAQAPDLEVAIERAVGRYLAGRAAEGGVGKLGFESHVVTVDGLDALTGGLGGKKTELVRASGTVEALREVKDAGELALLRLACEAADAALADLVARGGLRPGQTERQVCRELEALMLDHGADAVSFETIVAAGANSAIPHHRPTDAVLQAGDFVKIDFGALVAGYHSDMTRTFVLGSAADWQLEIYQLVFQAQQAGREALRPGAGLRDVDAAARQLIAEAGYGDHFGHGLGHGVGLQIHEAPGIGATSAGTLLAGSVVTVEPGVYLPGRGGVRIEDTLVVAGGTPKMPETAGQTPELLTRFPKELAIL from the coding sequence GTGACACATTCCCAGCGTCGAGACAAGCTAAGAGCACAACTCACCGCAGCCGGACTGAACGCGATGCTGGTCAGCGACCTGATAAACGTGCGATATCTATCCGGTTTCAGCGGGTCCAACGGCGCGTTGCTGGTGTTCGCCGATGAGCGCGAGGCCGTGCTGGCCACCGACGGCCGGTACCGGACTCAGGCCGCTGCGCAAGCACCCGACCTCGAGGTGGCCATCGAGCGGGCAGTCGGGCGCTACCTGGCCGGCCGGGCCGCCGAGGGTGGCGTTGGGAAGTTGGGCTTTGAGAGTCACGTGGTGACGGTGGACGGCCTGGACGCGCTGACGGGTGGTCTCGGGGGCAAGAAAACCGAGTTGGTGCGGGCATCCGGAACCGTGGAGGCGCTGCGCGAGGTCAAAGACGCCGGCGAGCTGGCGCTGCTGCGCCTGGCCTGCGAAGCGGCCGACGCCGCGCTGGCCGACCTGGTGGCACGCGGCGGCCTGCGGCCGGGCCAGACCGAACGGCAGGTCTGCCGCGAGCTGGAGGCACTGATGCTCGATCATGGCGCTGACGCGGTGTCGTTCGAGACGATCGTGGCCGCCGGTGCCAATTCGGCTATCCCGCACCATCGGCCGACCGATGCGGTGCTGCAGGCCGGCGACTTCGTCAAGATCGACTTCGGCGCCCTGGTCGCCGGGTACCACTCCGACATGACCCGTACCTTCGTGCTGGGCTCGGCGGCCGACTGGCAGCTGGAGATCTATCAGCTGGTCTTTCAGGCCCAACAGGCTGGCCGGGAGGCGTTGCGGCCGGGTGCCGGACTGCGCGATGTGGACGCCGCGGCGCGTCAGCTGATCGCCGAGGCGGGCTACGGCGACCACTTCGGCCACGGCCTGGGACACGGTGTGGGCCTGCAGATACATGAAGCGCCGGGAATCGGGGCGACGTCCGCCGGTACACTACTGGCGGGCTCCGTGGTGACGGTGGAGCCCGGCGTCTATCTACCCGGCCGCGGCGGTGTCCGCATCGAGGACACATTGGTAGTGGCTGGCGGGACGCCGAAAATGCCTGAAACCGCCGGGCAGACCCCGGAATTGCTGACCCGGTTCCCCAAGGAACTGGCCATCCTGTAG
- the efp gene encoding elongation factor P yields MATTADFKNGLVLVIDGQLWTITEFQHVKPGKGPAFVRTKLKNVLSGKVVDKTYNAGVKVETATVDRRDTTYLYRDGSDFVFMDSQDYEQHPLPEALVGDSARFLLEGMPVQVAFHDGAPLYIELPVSVELEVTHTEPGLQGDRSSAGTKPATLQTGAQINVPLFINTGDKLKVDSRDGSYLGRVNA; encoded by the coding sequence GTGGCGACCACTGCTGACTTCAAGAACGGACTGGTCCTGGTCATCGACGGCCAGCTGTGGACGATCACCGAATTCCAGCACGTCAAACCCGGCAAGGGCCCGGCCTTCGTGCGCACCAAGCTGAAGAACGTGCTCTCCGGCAAGGTCGTGGACAAGACGTACAACGCCGGGGTGAAGGTGGAGACTGCCACCGTCGACCGGCGCGACACCACCTACCTGTACCGCGATGGCTCCGACTTCGTGTTCATGGACAGCCAGGACTACGAGCAGCACCCGTTGCCGGAGGCCCTGGTTGGCGACTCCGCACGGTTTCTGCTGGAAGGCATGCCGGTGCAGGTGGCGTTCCACGACGGCGCGCCGCTGTACATCGAGCTGCCGGTGAGCGTCGAACTCGAGGTCACCCACACCGAGCCGGGCCTGCAGGGCGACCGGTCCAGCGCGGGCACCAAGCCGGCCACCCTTCAGACCGGGGCGCAGATCAACGTGCCGCTGTTCATCAACACCGGAGACAAACTGAAGGTGGATTCGCGCGACGGTAGCTACCTAGGCCGGGTAAACGCCTGA
- the nusB gene encoding transcription antitermination factor NusB, which translates to MGDAKPARPVRGRHQARKRAVDLMFEAEARGMSPAEVVDARAALAEATADVARLHPYTVTVARGVSQHAAHIDDLITSHLQGWTLDRLPAVDRAILRVSVWELLHAEDVPEPVAVDEAVELAKELSTDDSPGFVNGVLGQIMLVTPQIRAAAQAVRGGAS; encoded by the coding sequence ATGGGCGACGCAAAGCCGGCCAGACCAGTTCGCGGACGACATCAGGCCCGCAAGCGCGCGGTGGACCTGATGTTCGAGGCCGAGGCGCGTGGCATGAGCCCGGCCGAGGTGGTCGACGCCCGTGCCGCGCTGGCCGAAGCGACCGCGGACGTTGCCCGGCTGCATCCCTACACGGTGACGGTGGCCCGTGGCGTCAGCCAACACGCCGCGCACATCGACGACCTGATCACCTCGCATCTACAGGGCTGGACGCTGGACCGGTTGCCCGCGGTCGATCGCGCCATTCTGCGGGTCTCTGTGTGGGAGCTGCTGCACGCCGAGGACGTGCCGGAGCCGGTGGCGGTCGACGAGGCCGTCGAGCTGGCCAAGGAGCTGTCCACCGACGACTCGCCGGGCTTCGTCAACGGAGTGCTGGGCCAGATCATGTTGGTGACCCCGCAGATCCGCGCGGCCGCTCAGGCGGTGCGAGGGGGCGCGTCATGA
- a CDS encoding antitermination protein NusB gives MTRLELRVVIAAWLAATVVFGAVVCAAYGWAIASSVLAIYALGVGAWLYHSIERLILARRISTVRTAAKPLQPLLPVMAAIMGLSQAVVRSLGDVTDLPARRWELGQLPVLRWVENPLGNRGNRRIVDNDDLL, from the coding sequence ATGACCCGGCTCGAACTGCGCGTCGTCATCGCCGCCTGGCTGGCCGCGACGGTGGTGTTCGGCGCGGTCGTCTGCGCCGCCTACGGCTGGGCCATCGCCTCGTCGGTGCTGGCGATCTACGCGCTGGGCGTCGGCGCCTGGCTGTATCACTCGATCGAACGGCTGATCCTGGCGCGCCGCATCAGTACGGTTCGCACGGCGGCGAAACCGCTGCAGCCGCTGCTGCCGGTGATGGCTGCCATCATGGGCTTATCGCAGGCCGTGGTTCGATCGCTGGGCGATGTCACCGATCTGCCGGCGCGTCGCTGGGAGCTTGGCCAGCTGCCGGTGCTGCGGTGGGTGGAAAACCCCCTCGGGAATCGGGGTAACCGGCGGATCGTGGATAACGACGATTTGCTTTGA
- a CDS encoding aminotransferase class I/II-fold pyridoxal phosphate-dependent enzyme has translation MNPTSARPRRLHVSALAAVANPSYTRMDTWNLLDDACRHLAEVDLAGLDTTHDVARVKRLMDRIVAYERYWLYPGAQNLATFRAHLDSYSTVRLTEEVSLAVRLLSEYGDRTALFDTSASLAEQELVAQAKQQQFYTVLLADDSPATAPDSLAECLRELRNPADDVQFELLVVGSIEDAITAVALNGEIQAAIIRHDLPLRSRDRVPVMTTLLGGNGADAVADDTHDWVECAEWIRELRPHIDLYLLTDESIAAETQDEPDVYDRTFYRLNDVTDLHSTVLAGLRNRFATPFFDALRAYAAAPVGQFHALPVARGASIFNSKSLHDMGEFYGRNIFMAETSTTSGGLDSLLDPHGNIKTAMDKAALTWNANQTYFVTNGTSTANKIVVQALTRPGDIVLIDRNCHKSHHYGLVLAGAYPMYLDAYPLPDYAIYGAVPLRTVKQALLDLEAAGQLHRVRMLLLTNCTFDGVVYNPRRVMEEVLAIKPDICFLWDEAWYAFATAVPWARQRTAMIAAERLEQMLSAADYAEEYRDWCASMDGVDRSEWVDKRLLPDPNRARVRVYATHSTHKSLSALRQASMIHVRDQDFKALTRDSFGEAFLTHTSTSPNQQLLASLDLARRQVDIEGFELVRHAYNMALVFRHRVRKDRLISKWFRILDESDLVPDEYRSPTVSSYRQVRQGALAEWNEAWRSDQFVLDPTRVTLFIGATGMNGYDFREKILMERFGIQINKTSINSVLLIFTIGVTWSSVHYLLDVLRRVATDFDRSQKGASAADLALHRRHVEEITQDLPHLPDFSEFDIAFRPEDASSFGDMRSAFYAGYDESDREYVLIGTAGRRLAEGKTLVSTTFVVPYPPGFPVLVPGQVVSKEIIYFLAQLDVKEIHGYNHDLGLSVFTEAALARMEAARNAVAAAGAELPAFEVSRDVAGVNGDSAAQVVSEDA, from the coding sequence ATGAATCCAACCAGCGCCCGCCCGCGACGATTGCATGTCTCCGCGCTGGCGGCGGTAGCCAACCCGTCCTACACGCGCATGGACACCTGGAACCTGCTCGATGACGCGTGCCGTCACCTCGCGGAAGTCGACCTCGCCGGGCTTGACACCACGCACGACGTGGCCCGGGTGAAGCGGTTGATGGACCGCATCGTCGCCTACGAGCGGTACTGGTTGTACCCCGGGGCGCAGAATCTGGCAACTTTCCGGGCTCACCTGGACAGTTATTCCACGGTGCGGCTTACCGAAGAAGTGTCGCTGGCCGTTCGGCTGCTGTCCGAATACGGCGACCGCACAGCGCTGTTCGACACCTCCGCGTCCCTGGCCGAGCAGGAGCTGGTTGCGCAGGCCAAACAGCAGCAGTTCTACACCGTGCTGCTCGCCGACGATTCCCCGGCGACGGCTCCGGACAGCTTGGCCGAGTGCCTGCGGGAACTGCGCAATCCGGCCGACGATGTGCAATTCGAGTTGCTCGTCGTGGGAAGCATCGAAGACGCCATCACCGCGGTCGCGCTGAACGGCGAGATTCAGGCGGCGATCATCCGCCATGATCTGCCGCTGCGGTCCCGCGACCGGGTGCCGGTGATGACCACGCTGCTGGGCGGCAACGGCGCCGACGCGGTGGCAGACGATACCCACGACTGGGTGGAATGCGCCGAGTGGATCCGGGAGCTGCGACCCCACATCGACCTCTATCTGCTCACCGACGAGTCGATCGCCGCGGAGACCCAGGACGAGCCCGACGTCTACGACCGCACGTTCTATCGGCTCAACGACGTCACCGACCTGCACAGCACCGTGCTCGCGGGCTTGCGGAACCGGTTTGCCACACCGTTTTTCGACGCCCTGCGCGCGTACGCGGCGGCGCCGGTGGGCCAATTCCATGCTCTTCCCGTCGCGCGGGGGGCCAGCATCTTCAACTCCAAGTCGCTGCACGACATGGGCGAGTTCTACGGCCGCAACATCTTCATGGCCGAGACCTCGACCACCTCCGGTGGGCTGGACTCGCTGCTGGACCCGCACGGCAACATCAAGACGGCGATGGACAAGGCCGCACTGACCTGGAACGCCAATCAGACCTACTTCGTCACCAACGGAACATCGACCGCGAACAAGATCGTCGTACAGGCCCTGACCCGCCCCGGCGACATCGTTCTCATCGACCGCAACTGTCACAAGTCGCACCACTACGGCCTGGTACTTGCCGGCGCGTACCCGATGTATCTCGACGCTTATCCGCTGCCGGACTACGCGATTTACGGTGCGGTGCCGTTGCGCACGGTCAAGCAGGCGCTGCTGGACCTCGAGGCTGCCGGACAGCTGCACCGGGTGCGCATGCTGCTGCTCACCAACTGCACCTTCGACGGTGTGGTGTACAACCCGCGCCGGGTGATGGAGGAGGTGCTGGCGATCAAGCCGGACATCTGCTTTTTGTGGGACGAGGCGTGGTACGCGTTTGCGACCGCGGTGCCGTGGGCCCGGCAGCGGACCGCGATGATTGCCGCCGAGCGACTCGAGCAGATGCTGTCGGCTGCGGATTACGCTGAGGAATACCGGGATTGGTGTGCGTCGATGGACGGCGTGGACCGCTCCGAGTGGGTTGACAAGCGGCTGCTGCCCGATCCCAACCGCGCTCGGGTCCGGGTGTATGCGACGCATTCGACCCACAAGTCGCTGTCCGCGCTTCGGCAAGCGTCGATGATCCACGTGCGCGACCAGGATTTCAAAGCACTCACCCGCGACTCGTTCGGTGAGGCGTTTTTGACCCACACCTCGACCTCGCCCAACCAGCAACTTCTGGCCTCGTTGGACTTGGCCCGGCGGCAGGTTGACATCGAAGGGTTCGAGCTGGTCCGGCATGCGTACAACATGGCGCTGGTCTTCCGCCACCGGGTCCGCAAGGACCGGCTGATCAGCAAGTGGTTCCGCATCCTGGACGAGTCCGACCTGGTGCCCGATGAGTATCGGTCCCCCACGGTCAGCTCGTACCGTCAGGTCAGGCAGGGGGCCCTGGCCGAGTGGAACGAGGCGTGGCGATCCGATCAGTTCGTGCTCGATCCGACCCGAGTCACCCTGTTTATCGGGGCGACCGGAATGAACGGATACGACTTCCGCGAGAAGATTCTGATGGAGCGATTCGGCATTCAGATCAACAAGACGTCAATCAACAGCGTGTTGTTGATCTTCACGATCGGTGTCACCTGGTCGAGCGTCCACTATCTGCTTGATGTGCTGCGCCGGGTGGCCACCGATTTCGACCGGAGCCAGAAGGGGGCAAGCGCGGCCGATCTGGCCTTGCACCGGCGCCACGTCGAGGAGATCACCCAGGATCTGCCGCACTTGCCCGACTTCAGCGAGTTCGACATCGCCTTCCGCCCCGAAGACGCCAGCTCCTTCGGCGACATGCGGTCGGCTTTCTACGCCGGCTACGACGAATCCGACCGCGAGTATGTGCTGATCGGTACGGCCGGGCGACGACTGGCCGAGGGGAAGACCCTGGTGTCTACCACCTTCGTGGTGCCCTACCCGCCCGGCTTCCCGGTGCTGGTGCCGGGTCAGGTGGTCTCCAAGGAAATCATCTACTTCCTGGCCCAGCTCGACGTCAAAGAAATCCACGGATACAACCACGATCTCGGCTTGTCGGTGTTCACCGAGGCCGCCCTGGCGCGAATGGAGGCGGCGCGCAACGCGGTTGCGGCGGCGGGTGCTGAGTTGCCGGCCTTCGAGGTGTCGCGGGATGTGGCGGGCGTCAACGGCGACAGCGCCGCGCAGGTGGTTTCCGAGGACGCGTGA
- a CDS encoding FAD-dependent monooxygenase, translating to MAKPMVLISGAGIAGPALAFWLSRSGYHVVIVELADGIRAGGQTVDLRGAGRAVVERMGLIDQMRERSLDQRGAAWVKSDGRRRAEMPVEAFHGNGVISKLEILRGDLADVLYQATAAAADYRFSTRITELRQSDDPSSKPMVATLSDGTTVCADLVVGADGPHSTVRRLVFGPEEKFVRPLGGYHAWFTAPDTVGVDGWYLMYQAPGGLNASLRPSHDPGTAKAGLAFRSEPLSYDRGDLDAQRDLLAARFTGAGWHSDALVAAARAADDFYFDAFAQVHMDTWSCGRVTLVGDAGYCASPLSGMGTSLALVGAYVLAGELGAADDDGRIGAEPLAAALDRYQSVMRPYVDRCQTLPNGIDTYVPKSASDIRINALFMKYMQRWPFRPIAERKWFTIAESVDLPDYPASRSASSSALTRPRKPPARRCRR from the coding sequence ATGGCAAAACCCATGGTCCTGATCAGCGGCGCGGGAATCGCCGGCCCTGCCCTTGCGTTCTGGCTCAGCCGCAGCGGATACCACGTGGTGATTGTCGAGCTCGCCGATGGCATCCGGGCGGGCGGCCAAACCGTCGATCTGCGTGGCGCGGGACGGGCGGTCGTCGAGCGGATGGGGTTGATCGATCAGATGCGTGAGCGCAGCCTCGACCAACGCGGTGCCGCCTGGGTCAAGTCCGACGGACGGCGCCGGGCCGAGATGCCGGTGGAGGCCTTCCACGGCAACGGGGTGATCAGCAAGCTCGAGATCTTGCGCGGTGACCTGGCCGACGTGCTCTACCAGGCCACCGCCGCAGCCGCCGACTACCGGTTCAGCACCCGGATCACCGAGCTGAGGCAGTCGGATGACCCCTCATCCAAGCCAATGGTGGCGACGCTGTCGGACGGCACGACGGTGTGCGCCGACTTGGTCGTCGGGGCCGACGGCCCGCATTCGACGGTGCGACGGCTGGTCTTCGGGCCCGAGGAGAAATTCGTCCGGCCGCTGGGCGGCTACCACGCCTGGTTCACCGCACCCGACACCGTCGGCGTGGACGGCTGGTATCTCATGTATCAGGCGCCGGGTGGGCTGAACGCATCGCTGCGCCCGTCGCACGATCCGGGGACCGCCAAGGCGGGGCTCGCGTTCCGCTCCGAGCCGCTCAGCTACGACCGCGGTGACCTCGACGCCCAACGCGATCTGCTGGCCGCCCGCTTCACCGGTGCCGGTTGGCACAGCGATGCGCTGGTCGCCGCCGCACGTGCGGCCGACGACTTCTACTTCGACGCGTTCGCCCAGGTCCACATGGATACCTGGTCGTGCGGACGCGTCACGTTGGTCGGGGACGCCGGCTACTGCGCCTCGCCACTGAGCGGCATGGGCACCAGTTTGGCGCTGGTCGGTGCATACGTGTTGGCCGGTGAGCTGGGTGCCGCCGACGACGACGGCCGCATCGGCGCGGAGCCGCTGGCGGCCGCCCTGGACCGCTACCAGTCGGTGATGCGCCCCTACGTCGACAGATGCCAGACGCTGCCCAACGGCATCGACACCTACGTGCCGAAATCCGCTTCCGACATCCGCATCAACGCCCTGTTCATGAAGTACATGCAGCGCTGGCCGTTTCGGCCGATCGCCGAGCGAAAATGGTTCACCATCGCCGAGTCCGTCGACCTGCCCGACTATCCGGCTTCGCGGTCGGCGTCGAGCAGTGCCCTCACGCGTCCTCGGAAACCACCTGCGCGGCGCTGTCGCCGTTGA
- a CDS encoding serine hydrolase domain-containing protein: protein MNLDGNQASIREVCDAGLLSGALTMVWQRGKLLQVNEIGYRDVHAGLPMQRDTLFRIASMTKPVTVAAAMSLLDEGRLSLRDPITRWAPELADVAVLDDPAGPLDRTHRARRAVLVEDLLTHTSGLAYGFSVSGPISRAYQRLPFGQGPDAWLAELATLPLVHQPGDRVTYSQAIDVLGIIVSRIEDKPFYQVLDERVLGPAGMVDTGFFVSADARRRAATMYRLDEDGRLRHDVMGPPHVTPPSFCNAGGGLWSTADDYLRFVRMLLGDGTVDGVRVLSPESVRLMRTDRLTDEQKRHNFLGAPFWVGRGFGLNLSVVTDPAKSTPLYGPGGLGTFSWPGAYGTWWQADPSADLILLYLIQHCPDLSVDATAAVAGNPSLAKLRTAQPKFIRRTYRALNP from the coding sequence GTGAATCTCGACGGCAATCAGGCGTCCATCCGCGAGGTATGCGACGCCGGCCTACTCTCCGGCGCGCTGACCATGGTTTGGCAGCGCGGAAAATTGTTGCAAGTCAACGAGATCGGCTATCGAGATGTGCACGCGGGCCTGCCGATGCAACGGGACACACTGTTTCGTATCGCATCGATGACCAAGCCGGTCACGGTGGCGGCGGCGATGAGCCTCCTCGACGAGGGCAGGCTTTCGTTGCGTGACCCGATTACACGCTGGGCACCGGAACTGGCCGATGTGGCGGTGCTGGACGACCCCGCCGGCCCGCTGGACCGGACGCATCGCGCGCGACGAGCCGTATTGGTCGAGGATCTGCTCACCCACACCAGCGGCCTGGCCTACGGTTTCTCGGTGTCCGGGCCGATTTCGCGGGCCTATCAGCGACTGCCGTTCGGCCAGGGTCCCGACGCGTGGCTCGCCGAACTTGCCACCCTCCCGCTGGTGCACCAACCGGGCGACCGGGTGACCTACAGCCAGGCCATCGACGTGCTGGGCATCATCGTGTCCCGCATCGAGGACAAGCCGTTTTACCAGGTCCTCGACGAGCGGGTGCTAGGTCCGGCAGGCATGGTCGACACCGGCTTCTTCGTCTCGGCGGACGCACGGCGGCGGGCCGCCACGATGTACCGGCTCGACGAGGATGGCCGGTTACGGCACGACGTGATGGGGCCGCCCCATGTCACACCACCGTCGTTCTGCAATGCCGGCGGCGGGTTGTGGTCGACCGCCGATGACTACCTGCGGTTCGTGCGGATGCTGCTGGGCGACGGCACGGTCGACGGTGTCCGCGTGTTGTCACCTGAGTCGGTGCGCCTGATGCGCACCGACCGGCTGACCGACGAGCAGAAGCGGCACAATTTCCTGGGGGCGCCGTTCTGGGTCGGCCGCGGCTTCGGACTGAACCTGTCGGTGGTGACCGATCCGGCGAAGTCCACGCCGCTGTACGGGCCGGGCGGGCTGGGAACGTTCAGTTGGCCCGGCGCGTATGGGACATGGTGGCAGGCCGACCCGAGCGCCGACCTGATACTGCTGTATCTCATTCAGCATTGCCCCGATCTGTCCGTGGACGCGACCGCGGCGGTCGCGGGAAACCCGTCGCTGGCGAAACTGCGGACCGCACAACCAAAGTTCATCCGGCGCACCTATCGCGCGCTGAACCCCTAG
- a CDS encoding LppX_LprAFG lipoprotein, whose product MNGSISQAHISHRRSSRRPSTLGAVAILIAATLFAAIVTGCGKKSTMGTSPTPGSPATSPATVASGSPSPEAQQILQDSSKATKALRSVHVAVTVTNLSNLPFESVDADVTNQPQGNGQAVGNAKVRMKPDTPAVATEFLVTNKTMYTKEGGSYVSVGPAVKIYDPGIILDKDRGLGAVVAQVQNPTIQGRETVNGLATVKVSGAIDASVIDPVVPQLGKGGGTLPITLWIVDVKDSAPTPPPAANLVRMVINKDQGDVDIALSNWGAPVTIPNPAG is encoded by the coding sequence ATGAATGGCTCGATCTCACAAGCCCACATCTCCCACCGACGGTCTTCCCGTCGACCCTCGACACTCGGGGCTGTCGCGATCCTGATCGCGGCGACGCTTTTCGCAGCGATCGTTACGGGGTGCGGGAAAAAATCGACAATGGGGACCTCTCCGACTCCCGGGTCACCGGCGACCTCTCCGGCGACTGTGGCATCCGGATCGCCGTCGCCGGAAGCCCAGCAGATTCTGCAGGACAGCTCCAAGGCGACCAAGGCGCTGCGTTCCGTTCACGTGGCGGTGACCGTGACTAACCTCTCGAATCTCCCGTTTGAGAGCGTCGATGCCGACGTGACCAACCAGCCGCAGGGCAACGGCCAGGCGGTGGGCAACGCCAAGGTCAGGATGAAGCCGGACACCCCGGCGGTCGCCACCGAGTTCCTGGTCACGAACAAGACCATGTACACCAAGGAGGGCGGCAGCTACGTCTCCGTGGGCCCCGCAGTGAAGATCTATGACCCGGGCATCATCCTCGACAAGGACCGGGGGTTGGGTGCGGTTGTCGCACAGGTGCAGAACCCGACGATCCAGGGGCGTGAAACGGTCAACGGTCTGGCGACCGTTAAGGTGTCCGGAGCCATCGACGCTTCGGTGATCGATCCGGTCGTGCCTCAGTTGGGCAAGGGCGGGGGCACCCTCCCGATCACTTTGTGGATTGTTGACGTCAAGGATTCGGCGCCGACGCCGCCGCCCGCCGCGAACCTGGTGCGGATGGTCATCAACAAAGATCAGGGCGACGTCGACATCGCGCTGTCCAATTGGGGTGCGCCAGTCACCATCCCGAACCCGGCGGGGTAG
- a CDS encoding fatty acid desaturase, whose amino-acid sequence MTNDLPEVRERAAGPRPAPPPGGPPMSDVWVYNGRAYDLSDWIAKHPGGAFFIGRTKNRDITAIVKSYHRDPAIVERILQRRYALGRDATPKDVHPKHNAPAFLFKDDFNSWRDTPQYRFDDPNDLLHRVKARLAEPALAARIKRMDKLFDIVVAVLAVAYFAVQGVRLVEPRWMPLWAFVIAMVLLRSSLAGFGHYALHRAQRGFNRVLDNAFDLNYVALSLVTADGHTLLHHPYTQSDVDIKKNVFTMMMRLPRLYRVPVHTIHKFGHMFSGMAIRIADVWRITRKVGVQEAYGSWRGALPHFLGSSGARLLLVGELLIFALAGDFWAWALQFVVTLWVSTFLVVASHEFEDDTEDSAGNGEDWGIDQLEHANDLMVIGNRYVDCFLSAGLSSHRVHHVLPFQRSGFANIVTEDVLREEAAKFGVEWLPAKSFVTDRLPKLCRTYLLSPSRQADERNWGFVREHCSPAAWKASASYMLAGFVGIGSV is encoded by the coding sequence ATGACGAATGACCTCCCTGAAGTCCGGGAGCGTGCCGCCGGTCCACGCCCCGCTCCTCCTCCGGGTGGGCCACCGATGTCAGACGTGTGGGTTTACAACGGGCGGGCGTACGACCTGAGTGACTGGATTGCCAAGCATCCCGGCGGCGCCTTCTTCATTGGGCGGACCAAGAACCGCGACATCACCGCCATCGTCAAGTCCTACCATCGCGATCCGGCGATCGTGGAGCGAATCCTGCAGCGGCGGTATGCGTTGGGCCGTGACGCAACACCTAAGGACGTCCACCCCAAGCACAATGCACCGGCATTTCTGTTCAAAGACGATTTCAACAGCTGGCGGGATACCCCGCAGTATCGTTTCGACGACCCCAATGATCTGCTGCACCGGGTCAAAGCGCGGCTGGCCGAGCCGGCGCTGGCCGCGCGGATCAAGCGCATGGACAAACTCTTCGACATTGTCGTTGCGGTACTGGCCGTTGCCTATTTCGCAGTTCAGGGTGTGCGGTTGGTCGAACCGCGATGGATGCCGCTGTGGGCCTTCGTGATTGCGATGGTACTGCTGCGCAGTTCCCTGGCCGGGTTCGGTCATTACGCACTGCACCGCGCGCAGCGGGGCTTCAACCGGGTTCTTGACAACGCGTTCGATCTGAACTACGTGGCTTTGTCCTTGGTCACCGCCGATGGACACACACTGCTGCACCACCCGTATACCCAGAGTGACGTGGACATCAAGAAGAACGTGTTCACGATGATGATGCGACTCCCGCGGTTGTATCGCGTTCCCGTACATACGATTCACAAGTTCGGCCACATGTTCAGCGGTATGGCGATCCGGATCGCGGACGTCTGGAGGATCACCCGCAAGGTAGGCGTGCAGGAGGCCTACGGAAGCTGGCGCGGCGCGCTTCCGCACTTCCTCGGATCGTCCGGAGCGCGCCTACTCCTGGTGGGTGAGTTGCTGATCTTCGCGCTCGCCGGCGACTTTTGGGCCTGGGCACTACAATTTGTGGTGACACTGTGGGTCAGCACTTTCTTGGTGGTCGCGAGCCATGAGTTCGAGGACGATACCGAGGATAGCGCCGGCAACGGCGAAGACTGGGGCATAGATCAACTCGAGCACGCCAATGACCTTATGGTGATCGGGAATCGCTACGTCGACTGCTTCCTGTCGGCCGGCCTGAGTTCACACCGCGTCCATCACGTGCTGCCGTTTCAGCGCAGCGGGTTCGCTAACATCGTCACCGAGGACGTCTTGCGCGAGGAAGCCGCGAAATTCGGTGTCGAGTGGCTTCCCGCAAAGAGTTTCGTCACCGATCGGCTGCCCAAGCTGTGCCGGACGTATCTGTTGTCGCCGTCGCGCCAAGCCGACGAGCGCAATTGGGGCTTTGTCCGCGAGCACTGCTCGCCCGCGGCCTGGAAGGCCAGCGCCAGCTACATGCTTGCGGGGTTCGTGGGAATCGGGTCGGTATGA